In the Flavisolibacter tropicus genome, one interval contains:
- a CDS encoding nucleotide pyrophosphohydrolase encodes MTIQEAQAQVDNWIKTTGVRYFNELTNMAILTEEVGEVARLMSRLYGEQSFKESDKGKELSDELADVMWVLICIANQTGVDLTAALQKNFEKKSIRDKDRHQQNEKL; translated from the coding sequence ATGACAATACAAGAGGCGCAAGCGCAAGTTGATAACTGGATCAAGACAACAGGTGTTCGTTATTTTAATGAACTAACGAATATGGCTATCCTAACAGAAGAAGTGGGAGAGGTGGCCCGCCTAATGAGCCGCTTGTATGGTGAGCAAAGCTTTAAAGAAAGTGATAAAGGGAAGGAGCTTAGTGATGAGCTGGCCGATGTAATGTGGGTGCTCATCTGTATTGCCAACCAAACCGGTGTAGACCTAACCGCTGCCCTGCAAAAGAACTTTGAAAAGAAATCTATCCGTGATAAAGACCGCCATCAGCAGAATGAGAAGTTATAG
- a CDS encoding helix-turn-helix domain-containing protein, producing MNIQYCEFQPSASLQPFVDCYWYHEFEAGEHQYSPLQRCLPFGTTELIFVDGRCEVYANERWQVLPGAFVAGVYKDVVTWRCLGPTVKFGIRLKPESLLSLFNVPAGTLFNSFSHLSAVFGKYINELVERIGEANSMSQYIRISETFLSTLLTQSIQPRTYVTEASEIIRRSEGSISIATLSHRLNISRRQLERGFRDTFGTSPKTYTRIIRFRNTYSYLLSNKAPSQWTDAAYNFGYADQAHFIKEFKTFAGVLPTLMIHNSQEFFQSKGDKYPIDLC from the coding sequence ATGAACATCCAATACTGTGAATTTCAACCTTCAGCCTCTTTGCAGCCATTTGTAGATTGCTATTGGTACCATGAGTTTGAGGCAGGTGAGCATCAATACTCACCCTTGCAGCGTTGTTTACCATTTGGTACCACCGAATTGATCTTTGTTGATGGCCGCTGCGAGGTATATGCTAATGAAAGATGGCAGGTATTACCTGGTGCTTTTGTTGCCGGTGTATATAAAGATGTAGTAACATGGAGGTGTTTGGGGCCTACCGTCAAGTTTGGTATCCGCTTAAAACCGGAAAGCTTGTTAAGTCTGTTTAATGTTCCCGCCGGCACACTGTTTAATTCGTTTTCCCATCTGAGCGCTGTATTTGGTAAGTATATAAACGAGTTAGTAGAACGAATAGGAGAGGCAAATTCGATGAGCCAATATATACGTATTTCTGAAACCTTTCTGTCTACATTACTAACACAAAGTATTCAACCACGTACATATGTAACCGAAGCTTCAGAAATTATACGCCGATCGGAAGGTTCAATATCTATAGCCACTTTAAGTCATCGGCTGAATATCAGTCGCCGCCAGCTGGAACGTGGCTTTCGTGATACATTTGGAACTAGTCCTAAAACTTACACCCGCATTATCCGTTTCCGAAATACGTATAGTTATTTGCTTTCTAATAAAGCTCCATCACAGTGGACAGACGCTGCCTACAACTTCGGGTATGCCGACCAAGCCCACTTTATTAAAGAGTTCAAAACCTTTGCGGGTGTGCTGCCTACCTTAATGATACATAATAGCCAGGAATTCTTTCAGAGTAAGGGTGATAAGTATCCAATAGATTTATGCTAA
- a CDS encoding YihY/virulence factor BrkB family protein, whose product MAKVTFKGMVQVMKDAFKGFSDHKVPKLSASLAYYTVFSIGPLLLLIISLAGLFLGREAVEGSIYNQLGSFIGREPAAQIQDIVKNAFKSGDSNIGATVGIITLLVGATGMFGELQDSINTIWGLKSKPKQGMFLLIKNRLLSFGMIGVLGFLLLVSLAVTALTAGLGDRIQQLLPGVGEAVMFVITGILSLVITTSLFAVIFKVLPDARMEWKQVWPGAIATSILFLIGKFAISFYIGTSNVGSSFGAAGSLIILLVWIYYSAFILYFGAEFTRAYDVKYTKGIIPNKYAVTQSTVVVEGDKPVAAQVREQLSEPQAQFGKQQDEENEEKQQPKAAKPDIRKPKLQPTIVYEQVYTSSHNAKAAKPDKEGLYRIRVEHKKPTNIGVALAGLLLFFVNTAVDQSNDAKA is encoded by the coding sequence ATGGCAAAGGTTACCTTTAAAGGAATGGTGCAGGTGATGAAAGATGCGTTTAAAGGATTCTCTGATCATAAAGTACCAAAGCTCAGTGCTTCACTGGCTTATTATACCGTCTTCTCCATTGGCCCCCTGCTATTACTAATCATTTCATTAGCCGGCCTGTTCTTAGGGCGCGAGGCCGTGGAGGGTTCTATCTATAATCAACTGGGTTCTTTTATTGGGAGGGAACCTGCTGCACAGATTCAGGATATTGTCAAAAACGCCTTTAAAAGCGGCGACAGTAATATAGGGGCTACGGTTGGTATCATTACCTTGTTGGTTGGTGCTACTGGTATGTTTGGCGAACTGCAGGATTCTATTAACACCATTTGGGGATTAAAGTCCAAGCCCAAGCAAGGGATGTTTCTGCTTATTAAAAACCGCCTGTTGTCCTTTGGTATGATCGGTGTCTTAGGCTTCTTGCTATTGGTGTCTTTGGCAGTAACAGCTTTAACTGCGGGTCTGGGCGATCGTATTCAGCAATTGCTACCGGGCGTAGGAGAGGCCGTTATGTTTGTGATTACAGGTATTTTGTCACTAGTAATTACAACATCGCTCTTTGCTGTTATTTTTAAAGTGTTGCCAGATGCTCGTATGGAATGGAAGCAAGTGTGGCCAGGCGCTATTGCTACATCTATACTGTTCCTGATTGGTAAGTTTGCTATCTCCTTCTATATCGGTACCAGTAATGTGGGCAGCTCATTTGGAGCGGCTGGCTCATTGATCATACTGTTAGTGTGGATTTATTATTCTGCTTTCATACTGTACTTTGGTGCAGAGTTTACAAGGGCTTACGATGTAAAATATACCAAGGGTATTATACCTAATAAATATGCGGTAACGCAAAGTACAGTTGTAGTAGAAGGGGATAAGCCGGTCGCAGCGCAAGTACGAGAGCAGTTATCTGAACCTCAGGCGCAGTTCGGCAAACAACAGGATGAAGAGAATGAGGAAAAACAACAGCCTAAAGCGGCTAAGCCTGATATCCGCAAACCTAAGCTGCAGCCTACAATAGTGTATGAGCAGGTATACACATCTAGCCATAATGCAAAAGCCGCTAAACCGGATAAAGAGGGTTTGTATCGTATTCGTGTAGAGCATAAGAAACCTACCAATATTGGAGTAGCATTGGCGGGTCTATTGTTATTCTTTGTTAATACGGCTGTTGATCAAAGTAATGATGCAAAAGCATAG
- a CDS encoding group III truncated hemoglobin: MKRDIENREDIEKLLEAFYQQATQDPSIGRFFTEVVPLDMQQHIPVIAGFWEAILFGSRTYSKNVMAVHQHIHQLSSIKKEHLDRWVQLFTQTVDRLFEGEKATLMKQRGASIATLMDIKLNYNQVGNK, from the coding sequence ATGAAGCGTGATATAGAAAACCGTGAAGACATAGAAAAACTGTTGGAAGCGTTTTATCAGCAGGCCACACAAGATCCTTCTATTGGCCGCTTTTTTACAGAGGTTGTTCCATTAGATATGCAGCAACACATTCCCGTGATTGCCGGATTCTGGGAGGCCATTCTTTTTGGCAGCCGTACCTATAGTAAAAACGTAATGGCGGTGCACCAACACATTCACCAACTGTCCTCTATTAAAAAAGAACACCTCGATCGCTGGGTACAATTGTTTACTCAAACTGTAGATCGTTTATTTGAAGGAGAAAAAGCAACACTCATGAAACAGCGCGGTGCATCTATCGCTACGCTCATGGACATTAAACTCAACTATAATCAGGTAGGTAATAAATAA
- a CDS encoding VOC family protein, with the protein MVSLNAIHHIAIICSDYERSKVFYTEVLGLSIIREVYRAERQSYKLDLALNGHYVVELFSFPNPPQRLSRPEGTGLRHLAFEVNDIEETVRQLNKHQVVAEPIRIDEYTGKKFTFISDPDLLPIEFYER; encoded by the coding sequence ATGGTATCATTAAACGCTATACATCACATTGCCATTATATGCTCAGACTATGAGCGCTCAAAAGTCTTTTATACAGAAGTATTGGGCCTTAGCATTATCAGAGAAGTATATAGAGCAGAGCGGCAGTCCTATAAGCTGGACTTGGCTTTGAATGGCCACTATGTTGTTGAATTATTTTCTTTTCCTAATCCGCCGCAACGCCTATCGCGCCCTGAAGGTACGGGACTACGACACTTAGCCTTTGAAGTAAACGATATAGAAGAAACAGTTCGTCAACTTAATAAACACCAGGTGGTAGCAGAGCCTATCCGTATTGATGAATACACAGGAAAAAAGTTTACGTTCATTTCTGATCCAGATCTGTTGCCCATAGAGTTTTACGAGCGTTAG
- the dtd gene encoding D-aminoacyl-tRNA deacylase, with protein MRVVIQRVTKASVTVEGEITGQINHGLLVLLGIEDADTEEDRVWLSNKIVNLRIFNDEQGVMNRSVLEIGGGILLVSQFTLHASTKKGNRPSYIKASKPDVAIPIYEKMKLQLAKDLGKPIPCGIFGADMKVELLNDGPVTIVIDTKNKE; from the coding sequence ATGCGAGTAGTTATACAACGGGTTACTAAAGCTAGCGTAACGGTGGAGGGAGAGATAACGGGACAGATCAATCACGGGCTACTAGTATTGCTTGGTATTGAAGATGCGGATACAGAAGAAGATAGGGTGTGGCTGAGTAATAAAATCGTCAACCTCCGGATCTTTAATGATGAGCAAGGTGTTATGAACCGCTCTGTACTTGAAATAGGTGGTGGTATTTTATTGGTAAGTCAGTTTACTTTGCATGCCTCAACCAAAAAAGGTAACCGGCCCAGTTATATAAAAGCAAGCAAGCCAGATGTAGCCATTCCCATATATGAAAAGATGAAGCTACAATTGGCAAAGGACTTAGGGAAACCCATACCTTGCGGAATATTTGGTGCCGATATGAAAGTGGAGTTGTTAAACGATGGACCTGTAACAATTGTAATAGATACCAAAAACAAAGAATAG
- a CDS encoding GIY-YIG nuclease family protein: MPYLVYILYSEKLNRFYVGTTDDAERRLLEHNTAHYQDAYTVKGIPWTIYLTIACTNSEQAYKLERFIKKMKSSVFIQKLKDVPGVLESVLAKI, encoded by the coding sequence ATGCCCTACCTGGTCTATATCCTTTACTCTGAAAAATTGAACCGCTTTTATGTTGGAACAACGGATGATGCGGAAAGGCGCCTGTTGGAACACAATACGGCACATTACCAGGATGCGTATACCGTCAAGGGCATTCCATGGACGATTTACTTGACAATAGCGTGCACAAACAGTGAACAAGCGTATAAACTGGAGCGCTTTATTAAAAAGATGAAGTCATCGGTTTTTATTCAAAAGCTCAAAGACGTTCCTGGTGTACTTGAATCGGTTCTTGCTAAAATTTAG
- a CDS encoding AAA domain-containing protein — MDYFKRLKELLQLEKEEDRRSYEQLLHYTPVAERREVGMSWYPVAIRDTEIGRGDYLTVEIERTTHQDIVHQLRFGMTAALFSNHDAKNDRIEGTISYISGNRLKISLRVDDLPDWTRNGKLGVDAVFDENSYTEMEATLKLAPLVAEKKEEGHLTRLLTGTTKATFQPLETPYINNRLNASQQEAVQKILSANELAIVHGPPGTGKTTTLVQAIKALLQQDRQPILVVAPSNAAVDLLSEKLSKISLNVLRIGNPARVSEEQLSLSLDSKITAHPSFKEIKRLKKQAAEYRDMAQKYKRSFGPAEREQRKALYTEARNVQKEAERTEQYITEDLLSRAQVITATLVGANHYTIRHLRYHTVVIDEAGQALEPACWIPILKAKKLVMAGDHYQLPPTIKSEVAARSGLSETLMEKCVALHPEAVVLLEEQYRMNENIAGFPSREFYRSRLQAHVSVAHHILAPDEAPLVFIDTAGCGFEEAWEGTSVSNPEEAAFLIKHLSLLVSHLQPLFADAPFPSVGVISPYRHQVEVLKQAVASHPDLPNTITVNTIDSFQGQERDVIYISMVRSNVDNVIGFLSEVRRMNVAMTRARKKLIVIGDSSTLSQHAFYADFITYAQEKDAYKSAWEFMEW, encoded by the coding sequence ATGGATTATTTCAAGAGGCTTAAAGAATTATTACAACTGGAAAAAGAGGAAGACAGACGATCCTACGAACAATTATTACATTATACGCCTGTAGCCGAACGCCGCGAAGTTGGCATGAGCTGGTACCCAGTGGCTATAAGAGATACAGAGATTGGCCGGGGCGACTACCTAACGGTAGAGATTGAACGTACTACCCACCAGGACATTGTTCACCAGCTGCGTTTTGGTATGACGGCCGCACTATTCTCTAATCATGATGCTAAAAACGACCGTATAGAGGGTACCATTTCTTACATCAGCGGTAACCGGCTAAAGATCAGCCTGCGTGTAGATGATCTGCCCGACTGGACACGTAACGGCAAGCTGGGCGTAGATGCGGTGTTTGATGAAAACAGCTATACCGAGATGGAGGCCACACTGAAGCTGGCCCCATTAGTGGCAGAGAAAAAAGAGGAAGGTCACTTAACCCGGCTACTGACCGGTACTACCAAGGCTACCTTTCAACCACTTGAAACTCCCTATATCAACAATCGCTTAAATGCTAGTCAGCAAGAAGCAGTACAAAAAATCCTTTCAGCCAATGAACTAGCGATAGTGCATGGCCCGCCGGGCACGGGTAAGACCACTACATTGGTACAAGCCATTAAAGCGCTATTGCAGCAAGATCGGCAACCCATATTGGTAGTAGCACCCAGCAATGCAGCAGTAGACCTGTTAAGTGAAAAGCTATCTAAGATAAGTCTCAATGTATTACGCATTGGCAACCCGGCGCGGGTGTCAGAAGAACAATTGTCCTTATCATTAGATAGTAAGATAACTGCGCATCCTAGTTTTAAAGAAATCAAGCGTCTTAAAAAGCAAGCCGCAGAGTATCGCGATATGGCGCAGAAGTACAAGCGCAGTTTTGGCCCAGCAGAACGCGAGCAACGCAAGGCATTATACACAGAAGCGCGCAACGTACAGAAGGAAGCTGAACGTACAGAGCAATACATAACTGAAGACCTGCTTTCTAGAGCACAAGTCATTACCGCTACGCTGGTGGGTGCTAATCATTATACGATTCGCCATTTGCGTTACCATACGGTTGTAATCGATGAAGCTGGACAAGCATTGGAACCCGCCTGCTGGATACCTATCCTGAAAGCCAAAAAACTAGTGATGGCGGGCGACCATTATCAGTTACCTCCTACCATTAAATCGGAAGTGGCAGCGCGTAGTGGACTCAGTGAAACACTTATGGAAAAATGTGTAGCTCTTCACCCCGAGGCAGTCGTATTGCTGGAAGAGCAATACCGCATGAATGAAAACATTGCAGGCTTCCCCTCCAGGGAGTTTTATAGAAGTCGCTTACAGGCACATGTGTCTGTAGCACATCATATACTGGCGCCAGATGAAGCACCACTTGTCTTTATTGATACGGCAGGTTGTGGTTTTGAAGAAGCCTGGGAAGGCACCAGTGTGTCAAATCCGGAAGAAGCGGCCTTCTTAATAAAGCACTTGTCCCTACTGGTTAGTCACCTGCAACCGCTATTTGCAGACGCCCCATTTCCTAGTGTAGGTGTCATTTCCCCCTACCGCCACCAGGTGGAAGTATTAAAACAAGCTGTAGCCTCACACCCAGATCTACCCAACACTATTACTGTAAATACCATTGATAGCTTCCAGGGCCAAGAGCGCGATGTGATATACATCAGCATGGTGCGCAGTAATGTGGACAATGTAATTGGCTTTCTATCAGAGGTACGCCGTATGAATGTGGCTATGACCAGGGCTCGCAAAAAGCTGATAGTAATTGGCGATAGTAGTACACTTTCACAGCATGCCTTCTATGCGGACTTTATTACTTATGCCCAGGAAAAGGATGCGTATAAGAGTGCGTGGGAGTTTATGGAGTGGTGA
- a CDS encoding tetratricopeptide repeat protein, which yields MIRSLALLFLFTYSISSFACINEMRVLLSGKQVEVSGLGDEVPIGRDSSEIEGKTYYIKQLAYLDSVWKKDKKIDDYSDYGVYLIYLGRYNEAKEVYQRIESTHPGRYSTAANIGTLYELLGQNDSALYWIKKAIQIDPSSHMESEWLHAKILEAKINGDRSVNSQFLIGTTFGSDVKPQTTLSENDLKKLRQAIYYQLYERISFIKPEDKIVGLLLFELGNITALTHDVTSALRIYDKAVEYGFVNDVLKKRYEHFLSLQKGLKNEYQNQIIRPWEKKQQPVTLVKSTKVSNGSTYKTIMWISGSLLALVIVVLIWRLKRANYQ from the coding sequence ATGATTAGATCTTTAGCCCTACTCTTCTTATTCACATATTCCATTTCTTCCTTTGCCTGTATAAATGAAATGCGTGTGCTGCTTTCCGGTAAGCAAGTGGAAGTTAGTGGGTTGGGTGATGAAGTACCAATTGGGCGTGATAGCAGTGAAATTGAAGGTAAAACTTACTACATCAAGCAACTTGCTTACTTAGATAGTGTATGGAAAAAAGATAAGAAGATCGACGATTATTCTGACTACGGTGTATACCTTATTTATTTAGGTCGCTATAATGAAGCAAAAGAAGTTTATCAACGAATAGAAAGTACGCATCCGGGAAGGTATTCCACTGCGGCAAATATTGGAACCCTTTATGAGCTCTTGGGACAAAACGATTCTGCGCTTTATTGGATAAAAAAGGCTATTCAAATTGATCCCTCCTCACATATGGAATCGGAATGGCTACATGCTAAAATTCTGGAAGCTAAAATCAATGGCGATCGTTCTGTTAATAGTCAGTTTCTTATTGGAACAACATTTGGCAGCGATGTCAAACCACAAACTACTTTAAGTGAAAACGATCTCAAAAAACTAAGACAAGCCATCTATTACCAACTGTATGAACGCATATCGTTTATCAAACCTGAGGATAAGATTGTAGGACTACTTCTTTTTGAATTGGGAAATATAACGGCGCTGACGCATGATGTAACTTCAGCCCTAAGAATTTATGACAAAGCAGTGGAATATGGATTTGTAAATGACGTACTCAAGAAAAGATATGAGCATTTCTTAAGTCTGCAGAAAGGATTAAAGAATGAATATCAAAATCAAATAATACGCCCCTGGGAAAAGAAACAGCAACCGGTAACGCTTGTTAAAAGCACAAAGGTGAGCAATGGATCAACCTATAAAACAATCATGTGGATCAGTGGGTCGCTACTTGCATTAGTAATAGTAGTCTTAATTTGGCGTCTCAAAAGAGCTAATTACCAGTAA
- a CDS encoding c-type cytochrome, translated as MMKSTVSMIIATALICGVSACNQQDKTSSSQLPTKQDTIKRGEYLVATMGCGDCHSPKIMTPQGPAPDPERLLSGHRADENLGPIDTSTLKSWVLFNFNNTAVVGPWGTSYAANLTSDATGVGNWTEEQFFTALRKGKYKGLENSRPLLPPMPWQNTAQLNDGDIKAIFAYLKSTNPVDNVVPAPKAPGQL; from the coding sequence ATGATGAAAAGCACAGTATCCATGATCATTGCCACTGCCCTAATCTGTGGCGTTTCTGCCTGCAACCAACAGGACAAAACTTCTTCTTCCCAATTACCCACCAAACAAGATACGATCAAGCGGGGCGAATACCTGGTTGCAACCATGGGATGCGGTGACTGTCATTCGCCTAAAATTATGACCCCTCAAGGGCCGGCACCTGACCCTGAGCGTCTTTTAAGCGGTCATCGTGCTGATGAAAATTTAGGACCTATAGATACATCGACACTTAAATCATGGGTGTTGTTTAACTTCAATAATACAGCCGTTGTTGGCCCTTGGGGTACGTCCTATGCCGCCAACCTTACCTCTGATGCTACCGGTGTTGGCAACTGGACAGAAGAGCAATTCTTTACAGCCCTGCGTAAAGGAAAATATAAAGGCCTTGAAAATAGCCGTCCGCTTCTGCCGCCTATGCCATGGCAAAATACGGCCCAACTCAATGATGGAGATATCAAAGCCATCTTTGCCTATTTAAAAAGCACAAATCCTGTGGATAATGTAGTACCTGCCCCCAAAGCGCCAGGACAGTTATAA
- a CDS encoding serine hydrolase domain-containing protein yields the protein MKKTFYLLFFLCAFSQLFAQDALTKRFDSLTKEYQDHYFNGVILIGKGNSIIYKNAFGFANQEKKMPMTVDKLFKTESVGKMFTATRIMQLVEQGKIDLSKSLAYYLPDWKIKNADKITIHQLLNHTSGLLSPWDDPSYDFKKVYSTEELKSLIENQPLAFDQPGLRFSYSNSGYIILGEIIAKLDHQPFDQAIRKSIFTVAGMKQIDHLKDTVMPQTAAQPYFFYSSKDYVQSNQGVGPRASAAGGWITNASQLMAFAKTYLSGAYLKPQTRKLQYTANGTADISKQGRYYTFGFEVSTDNMVAGKTIIGHNGGGAGFSVDVYFEPESGYMVVMCSNMYGTGRSITENYFKLLFNQAPKKVQQSSVIRSVDLIQLKGSNYLTTQPYEFFKEAGVTPSPQIVINAAENLAELKDFTNAEAFLTIAQQQYPTAPQVWYISGNVAMQQKKFDVAKTSYQTAKAKAEENKDGFLTELINQKLEELNKVNQ from the coding sequence ATGAAGAAGACCTTCTATCTGCTTTTCTTTTTATGTGCCTTTAGCCAATTATTTGCACAAGATGCACTAACCAAGCGCTTTGACAGCCTTACAAAAGAATACCAGGACCATTACTTCAATGGTGTTATTCTTATTGGTAAGGGCAACAGCATCATTTATAAAAATGCCTTTGGTTTTGCCAACCAAGAAAAGAAAATGCCGATGACTGTAGACAAGCTATTCAAAACAGAATCGGTAGGAAAAATGTTTACAGCTACTCGTATTATGCAATTGGTAGAACAGGGTAAGATAGACCTATCAAAATCTTTGGCCTATTACCTACCCGACTGGAAAATAAAGAACGCCGATAAAATAACTATCCATCAATTACTTAATCATACATCTGGATTACTTAGCCCTTGGGATGATCCCAGCTATGATTTCAAAAAAGTCTATTCAACCGAGGAATTAAAGTCGCTTATTGAAAATCAGCCATTGGCCTTTGACCAGCCAGGTTTACGATTTTCTTATAGCAACAGCGGCTATATAATATTAGGTGAGATCATTGCCAAACTGGATCATCAGCCTTTTGATCAAGCTATCCGCAAAAGCATATTTACAGTAGCAGGCATGAAGCAAATTGATCACCTGAAGGATACCGTAATGCCACAAACTGCTGCCCAACCCTATTTCTTTTATTCCAGCAAAGACTATGTGCAATCCAACCAGGGCGTAGGCCCAAGAGCTAGCGCTGCTGGTGGGTGGATTACAAATGCATCACAGTTGATGGCTTTTGCCAAAACATACTTAAGCGGCGCTTATCTGAAGCCTCAAACACGTAAGCTGCAATACACAGCCAATGGCACAGCAGACATCAGCAAGCAAGGCCGCTACTATACGTTTGGCTTTGAAGTGTCGACAGATAATATGGTTGCCGGCAAAACAATTATTGGACACAACGGTGGTGGTGCAGGCTTTTCAGTAGATGTTTATTTTGAACCGGAAAGCGGCTATATGGTTGTTATGTGCAGCAATATGTACGGTACCGGCAGAAGCATTACAGAAAATTATTTTAAGCTACTCTTTAACCAAGCGCCCAAAAAAGTACAACAGAGTTCAGTGATCAGATCCGTTGATTTAATTCAACTAAAAGGCAGCAACTACCTTACTACACAACCCTATGAGTTCTTTAAAGAAGCAGGCGTTACGCCATCTCCCCAAATAGTAATAAATGCTGCTGAAAACCTGGCAGAGCTAAAGGACTTTACCAATGCAGAAGCTTTTTTAACGATTGCTCAGCAACAATATCCTACAGCACCGCAAGTATGGTATATCAGTGGTAATGTGGCCATGCAACAAAAGAAGTTTGATGTAGCAAAGACTAGTTACCAAACAGCAAAAGCTAAAGCAGAAGAAAATAAAGATGGTTTCTTAACGGAATTGATCAATCAAAAACTGGAAGAGTTAAACAAGGTAAATCAGTAA